Part of the Clostridia bacterium genome, CCAAATAAAAGAGATGAAATCTGATATATCCAGGATAGAAATAAATACTGCTGAAAACTGGCGAGATATTGCAAAGCTTAAATCAATTAAGTGAATAAGATGAAAGCACAAAAAACTGCCTAATAAAAGGGCAGTATTTTTTATTTAGAAGCATTAGATAATATAGCTTTGTGGCATTTTATAAAAAATGAAGGAATTTATTCATTTTGCTATTGATTATACTGTAAAAAAGCAATACAATATATATAAATGCAGGATTTATTGCATTTTTCAGAAAAGAGAGAAAACATCTCAATGTTTTTAGGAGGTCATTTTATGTCATTAGAAGTTTGTGATGTGGATTTTAGAGAAGAAAGTGATTCGTTAGGTAGCAAAAAAGTTCCTAAAGGTGCATATTACGGTGTTCAGGCATTAAGAGCCGCTGAAAATTTTAAAATAACAGGTTTGAGGGTGCATCAAGAGTTTATAAAAAGTTTAGCACAGGTTAAGAAGGCATCTGCTATAACAAACAGTGAGATCGGTCTTTTAGATAAGGACATTGAAAAAGCCGTCATTCAGGCTTGCGATGAGATAATCAGCGGTTTATTATATGATCAATTTATAATAGATGCTATTCAGGGCGGAGCAGGAACATCTTTAAATATGAATGCAAATGAGGTAATTGCCAATAGAGCTATTGAGATTTTAGGTGGGGAAAAAGGGAATTATGCTATAGTACATCCCAACGACCATGTGAATATGGGGCAATCTACCAATGACGTTATACCTACTGCCGGTAAAATCACTATTTTAAGACTACTTTCAAGGGCAGTACATCAACTGAAAAGATTATATAGTGCTTTAAAGGATAAATCCCGAGAATTTGATGATGTTGTAAAGATGGGGAGAACTCAGATGCAGGATGCTGTACCTATCAGACTGGGGCAAGAGTTCAATGCTTATAGCTGTGTGATAAAAAGGGATATTTTGCGAATTAGTAAAGTGCGAGAAGAATTAAAGGTTGTGAATATGGGGGGGACTGCAATAGGAACAGGTATAAATGCAGACCAGGAATATTTAAAGAGGATAGTCCCCAATTTAAGCCAAGTTACAGGTAAAAAGATGAAACCGGCAGAGGATTTGATAGATGCAACTCAGAATTTGGATTGTTTTGTAGCGGTATCCGGTGCTATAAAGACATGCGCCGTTAACTTGTCAAAGATAGCCAATGATCTAAGACTTATGTCTTCAGGTCCCAAAACGGGATTTGCAGAGATAAATCTTCCTCCAAGGCAAAATGGTTCTTCTATAATGCCGGGTAAGGTTAACCCTGTAATACCAGAGGTTATTAATCAAATAGCCTTTAATATTATAGGAAATGATGTCACAATAACCATGGCAGCAGAAGGGGGGCAGTTAGAGCTAAATGCTTTTGAACCGATAATATTCTATAACTTATTTGAATCTATAGAGACCTTAACTAATGGGGTGGATGCTTTTGTTGAAAAATGTATAGAAGGGATAACAGCTAACAAACAAAGATGTAAACAGCTGGTTGAAAATAGCATAGGCATTATTACTGCCATATGTCCTCATATAGGATATAAACAGGCTGCCCAGATTGCAGAGACTGCTATCAAGACAGGAGAATCCATCAAGGATATAATAATTAGAAATGGAATAATGAACAAAACAGAGCTTGATGAGGTGTTAGATGCCATAAATATGACAGAGCCGGGAATATCAGCAAAACACCTATTAGCCCAGTGAGGTTACTATCATATATTAAAGGAGGGCTGCATTTTGTCCGGAGATAAAACCGGAAGACCATGCCCACTGGAGGTTAAAGCCGCCGCATTGGCCATCGATATCTATTATCTCGCCTGCAAAAAATAACCCTTTTACAATTTTTGATTCCATTGTGCTCTGGTTGATCTGGTGGGTTGCAACACCGCCTGCCGTCACCTGAGCACTGGGCCAACTTTTAGTGCCTTTTACATTGAATTTCCATTGGGTCAATATATTAGCGATATTTTCACATTCTTTAGCAGAGATATTTCCGGCAGGGCGCTTCAAGTCTTTAATTCCTGACTCTTTCAACAGAATAGGTATCAATCTTTTGTTTATCAGACCTACTAGGCTGAATTGGATGGTTTTATTAGCCCCATCTTTAAATCGCTGAGCGAGAAGTTTTTTTAGTTGGTGTACAGGAATGGTGTCGATAAGGGATATTTTTAAAATTGCCGGCTTATTTTGGTGCAAAAGCTGTCCTGCTTTTCTGCTGATCTGCAAAATAGGAGGACCTGACACACCGTAATTGCCAAAAAGTATATCTCCTCTATCCTTCATAATAGATTTGTTTTTGTGTAATAACTCAGCTGTTCCTACAAATTTGACACCCTGTATCTGGTTGAAAAAGTTTCCCTCCAACTTTAGCTGAACAAGAGCGGGGAATATGTCTACAACAGCATGTCCCAATTTTGCTGCTAATTGAAGCCCGTTTCCATCTGAACCGCTAGAAGGCATAGCCTTGCCACCTGTAGCAAGAATTACTCTGTCTCCTTTGAATGTACTGCCGTTTTCCAATTCGATTATAAATGAACTTTTTTTATGAACGATTTTTTTTACATATGCATTACAGATTACATTTACACCTATCTGTTCCAGCTCATACCTTAGGACATCTAAAATACTGGAAGCTTGATCAGACATGGGAAAAACTTTGCCTTCATCTTCTACCTTATGTTGTATTCCAAGCTTTTCAAAAAAATGTATTGTTTGACTCACTCCAAAAGTGGATAACGCACTGAATGCAAATTTAGGGTTTTTTCCATTATAGCAATCTATATCTGTATTTATATTGGTAAAATTACATCTGCCATTTCCGGTAGCTAATATCTTCTTTCCAATTCGGGGGTTTCTTTCCAATATAGTGACCTTTGCGCCCTGCCTCCCGGCAGAAATAGCAGCTATCATTCCCGAGGCTCCGCCTCCTATTATAATTACATGTTTTTTTATATTATTAGCCATATCGTTTTATATTAGCACTCCTTGTTTTAGTCATCATTAAGAGGAATAGAAGATGGTATATTAAACTCAAGGGTTAAATAGTCTCCCAGGCATCTTTATTTTGGTATTGAGGTTGGAGGTTAGGGCTTTGTATATTTCCTGATAATATTCATAAACTGTATTATAATCAATTGGTTGGTCTATATTACCTTTTAATACGAACATTTCATCTAGCGGGGAATCTGCTCTGCTAGATATGATCTTATCGGATTTTACTTCGTTTCTTTCCATTAATACATAATTTTTTACATTTGGAGTTGCGTTTTTTATTATCTGCATGGAGAATTGTACTTCGTTGAACATGGTTGCATCTAAGTACGTTTTAACCTCGATTGCGACTATTGGAATTATAAGATCCAGTTGTATATCATCTATTTTTATGTTGAATTTTTTACCTATGCAAAAATCCACATCTTTGGTTATTATAGAAATTTTACCGCTGGCATCAATTTTCATGCCGGCGTATATACCTTTATTAAAAAAATCCAGCTGCAACTTATCTATTTCAGGTATGTTTTGGAAAAGGTAGCCGTTGAATTCCTCCAAAAGCGTTGAACGAAATTTTGACTGGGAGCTCACATTATATTTTCTTTCAAATGTTTCTACAGAGAGATAATAATCATTTAAGATATCTACTTTCTGTTTTACATCATTTAGATCTGCCCCTTTTATGGATATAAGACTGGCACGGAACTTTTTGTACCGATTTTGATAAAAATGTTGGAAGGCCTGTTTATTTCCTCCATAGTTGGATTTAATTTTGGTCAATATATTATGGCCATGATAATGCCAGTCGTTTTTCATCTACCTGTGTCCTCCTTAGCTCTACCTTTATAATATGATATAATTGTATCACATAGAAAAAAGCAAAACAATTTTGGGAGGATTTAAAATATTGCGGGTTGATAAAAAAGATTACATAAGAATAGATATT contains:
- a CDS encoding aspartate ammonia-lyase; the encoded protein is MSLEVCDVDFREESDSLGSKKVPKGAYYGVQALRAAENFKITGLRVHQEFIKSLAQVKKASAITNSEIGLLDKDIEKAVIQACDEIISGLLYDQFIIDAIQGGAGTSLNMNANEVIANRAIEILGGEKGNYAIVHPNDHVNMGQSTNDVIPTAGKITILRLLSRAVHQLKRLYSALKDKSREFDDVVKMGRTQMQDAVPIRLGQEFNAYSCVIKRDILRISKVREELKVVNMGGTAIGTGINADQEYLKRIVPNLSQVTGKKMKPAEDLIDATQNLDCFVAVSGAIKTCAVNLSKIANDLRLMSSGPKTGFAEINLPPRQNGSSIMPGKVNPVIPEVINQIAFNIIGNDVTITMAAEGGQLELNAFEPIIFYNLFESIETLTNGVDAFVEKCIEGITANKQRCKQLVENSIGIITAICPHIGYKQAAQIAETAIKTGESIKDIIIRNGIMNKTELDEVLDAINMTEPGISAKHLLAQ
- a CDS encoding NAD(P)/FAD-dependent oxidoreductase, with product MANNIKKHVIIIGGGASGMIAAISAGRQGAKVTILERNPRIGKKILATGNGRCNFTNINTDIDCYNGKNPKFAFSALSTFGVSQTIHFFEKLGIQHKVEDEGKVFPMSDQASSILDVLRYELEQIGVNVICNAYVKKIVHKKSSFIIELENGSTFKGDRVILATGGKAMPSSGSDGNGLQLAAKLGHAVVDIFPALVQLKLEGNFFNQIQGVKFVGTAELLHKNKSIMKDRGDILFGNYGVSGPPILQISRKAGQLLHQNKPAILKISLIDTIPVHQLKKLLAQRFKDGANKTIQFSLVGLINKRLIPILLKESGIKDLKRPAGNISAKECENIANILTQWKFNVKGTKSWPSAQVTAGGVATHQINQSTMESKIVKGLFFAGEIIDIDGQCGGFNLQWAWSSGFISGQNAALL
- a CDS encoding Bpu10I family restriction endonuclease, which translates into the protein MKNDWHYHGHNILTKIKSNYGGNKQAFQHFYQNRYKKFRASLISIKGADLNDVKQKVDILNDYYLSVETFERKYNVSSQSKFRSTLLEEFNGYLFQNIPEIDKLQLDFFNKGIYAGMKIDASGKISIITKDVDFCIGKKFNIKIDDIQLDLIIPIVAIEVKTYLDATMFNEVQFSMQIIKNATPNVKNYVLMERNEVKSDKIISSRADSPLDEMFVLKGNIDQPIDYNTVYEYYQEIYKALTSNLNTKIKMPGRLFNP